From the Coriobacteriia bacterium genome, one window contains:
- the pstB gene encoding phosphate ABC transporter ATP-binding protein PstB, with protein sequence MTPPFSAPKAEALTGAAKFAVRNLEFYYGDFHALTGINIDVRENSVTAFIGPSGCGKSTFLRCLNRMNDLIPGTRLEGTITLDEADIYGPGVDPVDLRRRVGMIFQQPNPFPMSIYDNVAFGPRLHGVTKKAELDEIVEKALVRANVWKEVKDIMARGGLTLSGGQQQRLCIARVLAVQPDVLLMDEPCSAIDPTSVQKVEDLMAELKNSVTIIIVTHNMQQAARVSDETAFFLQERQGEAAELIEFGRTAEIFTSPHDRRTEDYITGRFG encoded by the coding sequence ATTCTCGGCGCCCAAGGCCGAGGCGCTCACCGGCGCCGCCAAGTTCGCGGTTCGGAACCTTGAGTTCTACTACGGCGACTTCCACGCGCTCACCGGCATCAACATCGATGTCCGGGAGAACTCGGTCACGGCGTTCATCGGTCCGTCCGGCTGTGGCAAGTCGACCTTCCTGCGGTGCCTGAACCGGATGAACGACCTCATCCCCGGCACGCGCCTCGAAGGCACGATCACCCTCGACGAGGCCGATATCTACGGGCCGGGCGTCGATCCGGTGGACCTCCGCCGGCGGGTGGGGATGATCTTCCAGCAGCCGAACCCGTTCCCGATGTCGATCTATGACAACGTGGCGTTCGGGCCGCGCCTGCACGGTGTGACCAAGAAGGCCGAGCTCGACGAGATCGTCGAGAAGGCCCTCGTCCGCGCGAACGTCTGGAAAGAGGTCAAGGACATCATGGCCCGGGGTGGGCTGACGCTCTCCGGCGGTCAGCAGCAGCGCCTCTGCATCGCTCGCGTGCTGGCCGTGCAGCCGGACGTGCTCCTGATGGACGAACCGTGTTCGGCGATCGACCCCACGAGCGTGCAAAAGGTCGAGGACCTGATGGCCGAACTGAAGAACTCGGTCACGATCATCATCGTCACGCATAACATGCAGCAAGCGGCGCGCGTCTCCGATGAAACGGCGTTCTTCCTGCAAGAACGCCAGGGCGAAGCGGCCGAGCTGATCGAGTTCGGCCGGACGGCCGAGATCTTCACTAGTCCGCACGATCGGCGGACAGAGGACTACATCACCGGTCGGTTCGGGTAG
- the phoU gene encoding phosphate signaling complex protein PhoU → MREGYRKELKATKAEVVEIGRLVIEMTRDAITSLVEGDVDLAEQVIASDDVIDTRCLALEERTLEIIATQFPVARDLRLLYSLAHVSMHMERMADLGVNIAKAARRTAARRGPRTLYDLIRAQGNLVHRVLEAMLEAFETNDLELAYKLKEMDEPIDHLFKQFFRELSRLQDEDDIEWASSMVLASRYLERIADHAVDIGERLVYMVTGAFEAFDESAEGQEPQGA, encoded by the coding sequence ATGCGCGAAGGCTATCGCAAGGAACTCAAGGCCACCAAGGCCGAGGTCGTCGAGATCGGGCGCCTGGTCATCGAGATGACGCGCGACGCCATTACCTCGCTCGTCGAGGGCGACGTCGACTTGGCCGAGCAGGTCATAGCCAGCGATGACGTGATCGACACGCGCTGTCTGGCGCTCGAGGAGCGCACGCTCGAGATCATCGCCACTCAGTTCCCGGTAGCACGCGACCTGCGCCTGCTGTACTCGCTGGCGCACGTCTCGATGCATATGGAGCGCATGGCCGATCTCGGCGTGAACATCGCCAAGGCGGCGCGTCGCACCGCTGCACGCCGGGGGCCGCGCACGCTCTACGACCTCATCCGCGCGCAGGGCAATCTCGTGCACCGCGTGCTCGAGGCCATGCTCGAGGCATTCGAGACGAACGACCTCGAGCTCGCGTACAAGCTGAAGGAGATGGACGAGCCAATAGACCACCTCTTCAAGCAGTTCTTCCGCGAGCTCAGCAGGTTGCAGGACGAGGACGACATCGAGTGGGCGAGCAGCATGGTGCTCGCGTCACGCTATCTCGAGCGCATCGCCGATCACGCGGTCGACATCGGCGAGCGGCTCGTCTACATGGTGACCGGTGCGTTCGAGGCGTTCGATGAGTCGGCCGAGGGTCAGGAGCCGCAGGGCGCGTGA